The following are encoded in a window of Capricornis sumatraensis isolate serow.1 chromosome 7, serow.2, whole genome shotgun sequence genomic DNA:
- the C7H4orf36 gene encoding uncharacterized protein C4orf36 homolog gives MAYGLQRKNGVEKLLRCNCYKVQEPWELALLTQTWYTKLANIKLPFLEEIAFGSCVHLKKCKTIKDGLLPSAESIQCEREYEMKRLNNLKCQENAAKKIQFALRKRPIGLRRPLPPK, from the exons ATGGCTTATGGCTTGCAAAGAAAGAATGGAGTAGAAAAGCTTTTGCGGTGCAATTGTTATAAAGT ACAGGAACCCTGGGAACTTGCACTACTCACACAGACGTGGTACACGAAACTAGCCAACATCAAGTTGCCTTTCTTGGAAGAAATTGCATTTGGTAGCTGTGTACACCTCAAAAAATGCAAAACCATTAAGGATGGTCTGCTCCCTTCAGCAGAAT ccaTCCAGTGTGAAAGGGAGTATGAAATGAAGCGCTTGAATAACCTGAAATGTCAGGAAAATGCAGCTAAGAAAATTCAGTTTGCCCTAAGGAAAAGGCCAATTGGTTTGAGAAGACCTCTTCCACCTAAGTGA